ACCAGCGTCTCTACCATCTCCAGCGTCTGGCCAGGTTCAGGGTATCTCATGGGGTGCTGAAGGCTTTCTACACTGGGGCTGTGGAGAGTCTTCTCGCTGGAAACATCACCACCTGGTTCGGAGGCACCACGGCCAAGGACCAGAATGTACTGTCCAGAGTGGTGAGGGCAGCGGAGAAGACCATCAGGACTTCTTCCCCTGCATCACACACATCTACAACCAGCGATGCAGGACCAGGGCCAGGAGGATCGTAAAAGACTCTCATCACCCCGGGAACAGTCTCTTCTCAGTGCTCCCATCAGGGAAGCGCTACCGGATCCTGaggaccaacacagagagactcaggaggagtttctacCCTCAGGCGATCTGGCTACTGAATGAGGACACTTGAGAAGTCTGCATATTAACTAccttacacacagacacacacaattgGTTGCACTATGGACAAACAAAACCTCTTGCATCTTTTGCACACTATGTCCACAAAAAGCTGCTAAGATTCCTCTTTTCAAGCTGCTAAACactttctacatatttttacatataacatctCTATTTTGTCTAATAGagtctattctattttatttttctattttatacattatattcttTTATCATATTcggcttttattatattctgttttatgtaccacagttgcactgtgggacgaggcactaaggaaaaacatttcactacattaatacatcacatgtatgtaatgtatgtgacaaataaagaaccttgaacctaataaaatgatgaatatgagcTTTCATTTTATCTCTCCTGGAAAAGAATAATTTTTCAAATCATCTGTTACCCTGGCAGAGGAATCTGCTGTTTTGCTATTATggctgcttaaaaaaaaagaaatgttagtTAATCATTGGAACCCCCTACATAGGCACATGTGGACCTTCACTTTACCGGATGTTGTCTTACTGGAACTCTCAATGGCATGTGTATATGGTGCTGGGGCCAAGACAGTGCAGGGATGGCAGGACGGAGGGCTGCATTTGTTAAAGtaaaatcattcatttcttCCTGTTGAACCACTAATGAGTACTTTTCTGTAGAATCATCTATAGATtagaatgtttattttttaatttattttaatttggtCTTTCCTACTTTCCTaggcctttttttctttttcctattcTCTTATGTTTCTTCCTCTCTAGGTATATACACTGCTTTCATCTACTAGATTACTGGGGGCTGGGCAGGAGCTGGGAGGGTGGAGGTTTGTCtaaattttgtttgtatatttccatgtgttaatatttacacaacccaataaaaaaaattgttcataacggggaaaaaaaaatagggaaaacaaatcacctggtctttttccagccttcagctgtccagtttcggtgaatctgtgcccatgGTAGCCtcaaattcttgttcttggctgacaggagtggaacccgatgtgggcttctgctgttgtagctcatccacctcaaggtttgatgtgttgtgtgttctgagatgcttttctgctcaccacagttgtaaaaatTGCttatttgttactatagacttcctgtgaACATTatttgaagctcttgacctgtatctgcatgattttatgcattgacatttcagacacaatatggccaaatgttctgtttattttttgctctgttAGCGGTAGATCTCGAAGAAGCCGCGCTCACtaggcagtcgtggcctaatggatagagagtcggacttgcaacccgaaggtgaacctgaaggttgtgggttcaagtcTCAGGGATTGCggtgaccagcgctctctcccaccctcaataccacgactgaggtgagacccttgagcgaAGCACCGAACctccaactgctccccgggcgccgcagcaaaaaaggctgcccactgctccgagtgtgtgtgcacttggatgggttaaatgcagagtatacattcctagtatgggtcaccatacttggccacaagtcacttcacttcacttcacttcactttataGTCTGTCAGCTAGCTCGCTCACAGTGAGCTTTGTCCACTTGATACAAACAGAGAAGCTGCCCAGTGCAGTTACACTGAAtttaagcactcttggaacgccgctccaccaatcaaattagtagacaggaactaactgttgtcTAAAACATGGATAACCATAAATACTTATTAAGTgagtaaatgaaaagaaaacttcCAAGGAAAAACAACTGGCTGTCCATTTTTCCATATGGGCTGAATTAAAATGAGCTAAAATTTGCCAGAGAACACTGACTCAGCATGTTGTCACAGGTAGAGTCTGAGCTTGTTGAACAAATGCACATTGATGATTTGTTGGATAGGTTTATGAggagaaaagcaagaaagaagccaGTCGTTTAAGGTGAGAGTGCTttctaacaccaacaccactcAAATACTCAATACACTCATAATGGACGCGTGGAATAGTGATATATGCATAACGTATGTGTTGGGGGGCGGGGTTTGTGGTGGTGGGGGCGTGGCGGTCAGGGTCTGTGTATTGGTTCATGCAGAGAGGGTTAGGGAGGTGGCTTAGGTTCCTGCCGAGGATTTATAAATCCATCCGTCACCGGGACTCTAATCAGGATGAACCGGTTTCTGAAGATTGATAGTTGGATGAATGTTGGATCCTTTTGAGTGTTTGTTCAGAATAactttatttgttttagttACTACTCCTTAGCCACATGCCAAACAGCTATTCTAGTAAAAACATCTAAGTAGATTTTACTCCACCTACTGTGGCGTATTATTTCGTGTTAGTGTGCTGTGCTGTTTGGAATGTAACCGACGTTATTGCATTTCCTCTTTATGATGAGCTACAGACTGGTGCGTGTCGCAACGCCTCTGTAAGCGCGTGCTTCCGATTACACAGTGCTCTTAGAAGAGTGCCAGGAGAGTTAACGCATGAACCTGAAAAATGAACCTGTCTTTATTTATCGTGCAGCAGTGCGATGATCACGATGACAACAGGATTGCTTCTGAACAGAACAGCGATGGCCACTGGCTCTGAGTAATAGGCGCtgaatgggtgagtgagtggCACATTTCTTCAGCTTATTCATCAGACTGATCAGAAATACACCAGACTGAAATGTCGGGACTTTTCTTTGCCATCTACAGCTTCAGAAAGGTGATCTGCTAAAGATCCGGGACAACACCAAAACCAAAGCGTTTGCACTTTTAGAAATTCGGATTAGTAATCATGCGGATTGCTTTGTTTCTTATGACAGCAGTTGTTCAGGTAGTGTGTAGAGGTGAGTGACCTATATTTATCTCCTcaaattatattcattatttatgtgttgtgttaaggggaaaaaaaacactaaacagttCAATGTTACTGGAAATGGCATCCAAGTTCTCTGACAAATCGGATCTAATTCTAAGGAAGTGGATGAGCATGTCCCAGCCTGTTAAAAGCCTCTCTACTCCATTAAGTGCACTTCAGGCATCATATAAGCTGAGTGTACAGGCTAATCTGCTTGGGGGCGTGTCGCttaaaaaaatgggaaaataaaAGCATAGTTTTCTACCTGAAGTTCCAAAACATGATGCCTGGGAGAGGTCATGGTGCTGTTTGGCTTGTGATGCACATCTGCTCTCAGAATGTGttgtaaaacaaatgaaaagcacACGTGCCCAGTGTAATAggcacactctcagaaaaagagTGCTGAACTATTTTTTTCTTGGCACTGGGGTGGTACACAGCTTTTGGTTCTGTTGCATGTagtgtacattttaaagaattacTCTAAAAGCTATACATGAATGAATAAGAATGGTCCTTAAGATTGAGATATGTATAAGATGTACCCTCaagggtaccaccccagtgacaaggatgTGCACACTTGAGTGGTTTTTTCCTGAGAATGCAAAAGGTTTACAAATGATGGTCTACAAAGAGAAGTAGCAATGCAGGGACAGGAGAGTGAAACTGGAaactggccaaaaaaaaaaaaaaataggccaagcccaaaatggcaaaatctgaaacttttaatggtcttaacaacaaattattggtcaggaaatgggcatgaattaaacaaatagataaagaatTAGTTAGTAAAAGTAAATAGagttagtatgggatagcttttccctctgatttctttaaatgtttaagccttgtggcccttaatgggctgcatcaggtgtggcagatacccaaataatgactaatcttttaagaaaaaaaaacgttcctgaagatatttttggaaaaatttgtACACCCagccagacatgtgttagtttaaattttacatcaaacattttaatcattgtcatgattttacctttgtttacaagaagactatattaGTGAATTTCCCtctttctagcttttccccaaacagttcactgtagcaaaaataaaccagcaaatggtggcacaggagctctcaggagtgcgttttttttttttcattttctgaccaatgatttgttgttaagaccattaaaatcataatatttgccattttgggcttggcccttttttttatCTGCCAAAAGCTCACGTTGTGAACTTTTTACTAATATTCATCCTTTTacctgaaataaaaatctatgaacatgaaacattttactTCCCCTTTCCCATGCTTGTGTTTACACTGTAAATAGGTTTATTGGTTTGTCCTCACTGATAAGATTTAGCTGTTTGAGATACCGTGCCCTTAATTCATGCGTCTATTTATACGCTATTTAATCTTCAGATCAGGAAGTCTGTGAAATTTTTCCGAGGAACCCAGTCGTCCCATATGGTTCCAATTTAACAATGTTCCTCAGCACTCCATCCAGTAGTGCCTGCCGCTCAAAGACGTCGTTCAATCCCAGCAGAATCTTCTGGACTCTCAATAAGAGGAAAATAGATGAGAGGTTTTATGACTTCAACTCCACCTTCGCCTCTGTGTCCATTCGCAATCTCTCTGTAGAAAAAGGCACAGTGGAGTGTTTTTTAAACGTTACTACCCCTGTCCTATTGCATGGCACCTTCATCCAGACATACCGTGAGTACTGAACATGTTAAACATGCAAATCCCCAactattataataatatgcaTGCACCTAATATACTGAATAAGCTATACCTTTTTTGTcgtacttttttaaatatattttctgcaTTGTAATTCTGCGTTTAGTTACATTTTCTGCGTTATAGAAAGGAAATTAGAAAACAGTTAATgtcccaaaaaaaaaggttacagaGGTTTTATAATTTTCCACATCTGGCTATGTGAATAATATGCGATGGTAcatgccctgaaattgcacacTGTGAATTTAAGTACACACATATAACATAATGTTAATACTGTGTGATcccattaaaaaataaaactacatgcCCACTACTTGCCCTCCATTTGGAAAAActaacatgcaaaaataaacaaagcatgGGGGAAATGAAAACACATGCCTTCATGCcttacatttgtttaaaaaaaaaaggtaagaggtgaaaataaaccaatcaagtggaaaaacaaaatgatgtagaaaaatatatatgtaattttcctacaaaagtaatattttattttttaaataaatatataatattgagAAACTGTTCATTCacttatttttgaaagcatcttaGCTTTCTTAGCTGTACATATAGCTAAGaattttgtacagtactgtatgttcaaAATGCAAAACTCAATGTTTACTATGCTGAATATACAAATGTCCACCCGTGATGTCTCTCTCAGCTCTTGTCAGCAGTCCCCAAAATGTCTCATGTATTGGAAAGATGAAGTCTGATCCTGATCCACCTTGGCCCAGAATAATCTGTATGTGGGATCATGAGCAATACAATACAGATATAAAGTACACAGTCCATCTGAAGTAAGTGACTGTCCAGCTTTCTCTGATTATgggaactgattttttttttttaatgagtgattgtatttttttaagtatgtgggatttctgcaggcagaaagaaGAATATAGTTGTGAATCACGGGAGAAAAATTGTGCATTCCCGGATGATGTGACTGTACTGTTAACTAGTAGACTGAGCATAAGTGTGAGTGCACAGAATTCCTATGGACATTCAGCTCGCTCCAATGAAGTTACCTACAATGAGGGTTGGGCTATTGGTAAGTAGCTGGAATTGGCACTTCATtgattaaaatctttttttctgccGGATTGTAAAACAGCAGGTCAGGTTCAGCACGGATTGGATTTAGTTTAACAGAAAAGTCCaccatgaaacacattaaatacatttatagctgagaccaaaagtttgcatacacctaggctaaagacattcagaCTTCACACCTTTCATGTTCcaatacatttcctgtgttaagtcaattaAAGAATCTGCTTTATTTCCATTAGAGGTCATTTCACAATACTAGATAAGAgaaagatttatttcagcttttatttactatatcagatttccAGTGGGTTTACgtacactttgttagtatttggtagTATTGCCTTTTGAACTTCAAACAATCTCTTGGtgtagccttccacaagcttctcataggtgtaactcagtcaggtttgttggcctccttgctcagacaAGATTTTTCagtccagaattttttttatggactTCAAGTCAGGGCTTTTTTTGAGGGCCACTCCAGTACtttcattttgttgtctttaagtcATTTTATCacaactttggaggtatgcttaggttcattgtcctgctggaagacccaaGTGTTAATGTTCTGGCTAAAGTCTTGAggttttgcttcagtatttctaaatAATTCTACTTCCTCATGATTCCATCTATTTTCTAAAGTGCAGCAGTCCCTTTTCCATCAAAATACCCCTATGGCATGATGCTGCCaaccccatgcttcacagttgggatggtgttcttgtATACACACTTGGCCATGGAACACCTGAGCAGCCAATTGTTCAATTACTTTTGGTTCTTTAAAAAGTGTGGGGAGCATGTGTAATTCTTCTTTTTCACCCGATTAGGATGTAAATACCCGCAaattaaagcagaaagtctTCACTTttagctcatattcattatttcatttcaagtccaatatactgtggtaaacagctaaaataacaataccTTTGTCAATgcccaaatatttatggacctgactatatattaaaaattaaaagaagcTCCACATGGCACCTGAGATGGACACTTGGTGAAATGTGCCTAATATGtgcttaattattttaattgttttgggGACCCTGGGTACAATCACTCACTGTTAGTCAGTTTCTCTGTGAATTGCTTAACCTGGCCTGATCATGTCATATATGTGCTCTAGTTCAAATGGATTCACCAGGAGATGTTATCGCTGAGCCTTTGCCCACCGGTCTCAGAGTGTCGTGGAAGTTTGAACAGCAATCATGGATTGACGTGGAGGATACGGAGTGTGAAATACGATTACATGAAAACGGTTCATATACTGAGGTGTGTCTCAGCATGAAGTCCTGAATGATTAAAGTCTGTGTGCTACGTGTTGTGTATAAATATGTGTTGTTACGCAGCTTTAGATTTTACCCAGATATTATATGCTTCTGATTTATTGTATAATGAGTTGAGGATTTTCTTAGTgaaaagctaacattagcagtcTAGGAGTGATATAACAAGATCTATATGGATGTGTGCATCGTGTTTATTTTAGCATACTTGTTTTATGTTACAGTACATCACTAGTTTTGTTGCCCGTGGCAAACCTTAAAGAAACAAGTGCCTGAATATGAGTAgtgaaattagaaaagaaaaaaaagggcttGACCTTGTTACTCACATGTGgttatgtgaataatatgtaaTCACATATGGAAAAACCTGTGATGGTACGTTTCAACATTGATATTGCACATGACCTCATGTCACAATATGTGAAAAAGGACTATTCATTcaaattattatgaaaaatgaaacccCACACccaatatatgtaaatataacatggaaaaaagacaaactgtgcaaaaatcacaagtgaaaataaaaacacatgcgtAAAATATATGAACCATAACATGTGATGTGtctaaaaatgtgcaaaactaTACCCTAGCATGTGAAGCGCATGTGACTTTCTGAATAGGACACTGTGTAAAGCCCTTTGGAAATGTAAGCCAAGCTGCATTGTAGTTCATTTTTCACCGCTCAGTGCCGTGAGGTGATCAGTCATGCTGCACAAACCTTTGGATGCTTTGACTTGAGAGCaagttttcacatgtgattttccaCCTGTGTTGTAACAATGGCTGTCACATTTTCTCAAGCTTCTCTCAATCATCCTTGTCTTGTAGCCTGTGGTGAAAAGCGTGAAAATCGGCTTAAGCAGTGTGGAAGTGACTGAGGTGAAACCATGTACCAACTATACAGTGTCGGTGCGCAGTAGGTTTCTCGGCtcagtctggagcccatggagcCACGCTGTTACAGCACTCAGTTATCTCAATGGTACCATTTTAGTTGCTAGCCTTATtagttttgtgtgtaaaataacaCATATCTTCTAGACATGATGTTATTTTCCATTcagtaaaaacattttcttcCTTTGACAGTCAGTAGCTTACAGTTCCATCTCTGGAGATCCAAAAGTGTGTTGGGTAACAGGGGGAGAAGAACAGTGCACCTTATGTGGAAGGTAGGATGGCATTTAAAGAAGGTTCTAGCAGTCAGGTTCATGACGctgaatgaatctgaaatgatctgatctgatttttgtttcttttaggGAGTCCCACCATCATGTAAAGCTTTTGATGAATATTGTGTCTTCTGTGACTCTCTGAGGCTTCCCGAATGCTTTGGGCCCTACCAAAGTCATACGTTTGTTACTTTAGATGAACATCCACACAGAATAACTGTGGCTGTGTTTCGCAATGAAACGAGTCTCAATGAAGCTTCTATTGAGGTACCTGCCATGGCAGAAGGTGAGACAGTttagcaaggaataaaacatgtcaaggtgggctgttacaggaaaataatcagtgatgaatcaggggtggtgtgatatttCTTTCaaattgattattatcctataacagcacatctcaaagtgtttcaaagaattttttttataccacagcaatttaacaaCACTTGCAattctttattcattaaagagCGACACATTCCTGTAAtctcttatgttatagcagctataaacagtcactccctcactttctcttgatggtaataagacagaaaaaaatgcagcttgtcatattactgagaaaacacaaaggtggaaacagctttacctctgacagttacTCTTATCCTGTTCAGGTTCAAactcataaacattaaataaacatctcactaTATCTACCAGcagacttttttccttttttttaataatctgtttataattCGTATTAGATGATGACGAGCGTCCTTTATACAAGTCCCTGGGAGTAGAttcaatattgttttaaaacaatacattacaaacctgtgatttgagttacagccgacgctactgtcagagttgccgTTGTagaacaccttctgaacaatcaggacagagaattcaacagcgctgtgctaTTAGTGAGATTaccaaagaaattaaaatgcCATCAGGCCCATTAATacgtttatttttgttttccattcAGAGGTAAATTTACCTCCGGTTAGGAATATTAGTGTGTTTGTCCAACATGGATATATCCATATCACCTGGGAGAAGCCCAGTCTTCCTGTCAGTGGATATATAATAGTCTGGAACAGTACTGCCGAAAACCACATGTGGGAGCACACCCTGGAAACCAGTTTCATTCTGAAGGGTATGTACACGTATCAAATCCTG
This is a stretch of genomic DNA from Pangasianodon hypophthalmus isolate fPanHyp1 chromosome 17, fPanHyp1.pri, whole genome shotgun sequence. It encodes these proteins:
- the LOC113543581 gene encoding interleukin-6 receptor subunit beta isoform X3, coding for MRIALFLMTAVVQVVCRALVSSPQNVSCIGKMKSDPDPPWPRIICMWDHEQYNTDIKYTVHLNMWDFCRQKEEYSCESREKNCAFPDDVTVLLTSRLSISVSAQNSYGHSARSNEVTYNEGWAIVQMDSPGDVIAEPLPTGLRVSWKFEQQSWIDVEDTECEIRLHENGSYTEPVVKSVKIGLSSVEVTEVKPCTNYTVSVRSRFLGSVWSPWSHAVTALSYLNVSSLQFHLWRSKSVLGNRGRRTVHLMWKGVPPSCKAFDEYCVFCDSLRLPECFGPYQSHTFVTLDEHPHRITVAVFRNETSLNEASIEVPAMAEEVNLPPVRNISVFVQHGYIHITWEKPSLPVSGYIIVWNSTAENHMWEHTLETSFILKGDPITLYTMSLTPLYQDGPGNETTLHNCSQEGTLTEVSGVQVTGVSDTHAEIQWLPVLPTQCCAFVLNYTVFYKTYNQPKTRNVTVGPSQHHVILEDLQARTAYSVYVMASTVAASSKSVPIIFSTKLNNKVFLIVIACCVGLILLPMLAVTIQRKFLSKKIPDPRFSSLSMWPSDNCRKPWRLLPVPGGRDTEKILPCHVDNEVISVAPTSKNDMAIVKALTDIQNIATHKTTSQTEATPLAASFSEKGQLPFGGKEQRVPPVPSLDLQTSEICSLPPSHSPYRKQTPISSPVESPTKPQWSDETEALLTPKLKNATYFTSYVTLDMFEPGKHPTK
- the LOC113543581 gene encoding interleukin-6 receptor subunit beta isoform X1, with translation MRIALFLMTAVVQVVCRDQEVCEIFPRNPVVPYGSNLTMFLSTPSSSACRSKTSFNPSRIFWTLNKRKIDERFYDFNSTFASVSIRNLSVEKGTVECFLNVTTPVLLHGTFIQTYPLVSSPQNVSCIGKMKSDPDPPWPRIICMWDHEQYNTDIKYTVHLNMWDFCRQKEEYSCESREKNCAFPDDVTVLLTSRLSISVSAQNSYGHSARSNEVTYNEGWAIVQMDSPGDVIAEPLPTGLRVSWKFEQQSWIDVEDTECEIRLHENGSYTEPVVKSVKIGLSSVEVTEVKPCTNYTVSVRSRFLGSVWSPWSHAVTALSYLNVSSLQFHLWRSKSVLGNRGRRTVHLMWKGVPPSCKAFDEYCVFCDSLRLPECFGPYQSHTFVTLDEHPHRITVAVFRNETSLNEASIEVPAMAEEVNLPPVRNISVFVQHGYIHITWEKPSLPVSGYIIVWNSTAENHMWEHTLETSFILKGDPITLYTMSLTPLYQDGPGNETTLHNCSQEGTLTEVSGVQVTGVSDTHAEIQWLPVLPTQCCAFVLNYTVFYKTYNQPKTRNVTVGPSQHHVILEDLQARTAYSVYVMASTVAASSKSVPIIFSTKLNNKVFLIVIACCVGLILLPMLAVTIQRKFLSKKIPDPRFSSLSMWPSDNCRKPWRLLPVPGGRDTEKILPCHVDNEVISVAPTSKNDMAIVKALTDIQNIATHKTTSQTEATPLAASFSEKGQLPFGGKEQRVPPVPSLDLQTSEICSLPPSHSPYRKQTPISSPVESPTKPQWSDETEALLTPKLKNATYFTSYVTLDMFEPGKHPTK
- the LOC113543581 gene encoding interleukin-6 receptor subunit beta isoform X2 produces the protein MRIALFLMTAVVQVVCRDQEVCEIFPRNPVVPYGSNLTMFLSTPSSSACRSKTSFNPSRIFWTLNKRKIDERFYDFNSTFASVSIRNLSVEKGTVECFLNVTTPVLLHGTFIQTYPLVSSPQNVSCIGKMKSDPDPPWPRIICMWDHEQYNTDIKYTVHLKQKEEYSCESREKNCAFPDDVTVLLTSRLSISVSAQNSYGHSARSNEVTYNEGWAIVQMDSPGDVIAEPLPTGLRVSWKFEQQSWIDVEDTECEIRLHENGSYTEPVVKSVKIGLSSVEVTEVKPCTNYTVSVRSRFLGSVWSPWSHAVTALSYLNVSSLQFHLWRSKSVLGNRGRRTVHLMWKGVPPSCKAFDEYCVFCDSLRLPECFGPYQSHTFVTLDEHPHRITVAVFRNETSLNEASIEVPAMAEEVNLPPVRNISVFVQHGYIHITWEKPSLPVSGYIIVWNSTAENHMWEHTLETSFILKGDPITLYTMSLTPLYQDGPGNETTLHNCSQEGTLTEVSGVQVTGVSDTHAEIQWLPVLPTQCCAFVLNYTVFYKTYNQPKTRNVTVGPSQHHVILEDLQARTAYSVYVMASTVAASSKSVPIIFSTKLNNKVFLIVIACCVGLILLPMLAVTIQRKFLSKKIPDPRFSSLSMWPSDNCRKPWRLLPVPGGRDTEKILPCHVDNEVISVAPTSKNDMAIVKALTDIQNIATHKTTSQTEATPLAASFSEKGQLPFGGKEQRVPPVPSLDLQTSEICSLPPSHSPYRKQTPISSPVESPTKPQWSDETEALLTPKLKNATYFTSYVTLDMFEPGKHPTK